In one Oncorhynchus nerka isolate Pitt River linkage group LG7, Oner_Uvic_2.0, whole genome shotgun sequence genomic region, the following are encoded:
- the fam50a gene encoding protein FAM50A translates to MAQYKGAASEAGRAMQLIKKREKEREQLSQLKEKIAQDNMVKSNIDKKFSAHYDAVEAELKSSTVGLVTLNDMKARQEALVKEREKQLAKKEQSKELMLKLEKQKEKKRKEEQKRKIASLSFNPEDEEEEKEETEEEEEEEEEDYFPAKKKKLGKNPDVDTSFLPDRDREEEENRLREELRQEWEGKQEKIKSEEIEITFSYWDGSGHRKTVKMKKGNTMQQFLQKALEVLRKDFSELRAAGVEQLMYIKEDLIIPHHHSFYDFIVTKARGKSGPLFSFDVHDDIRLVNDATVEKDESHAGKVVLRCWYEKNKHIFPASRWEPYDPEKKWDKYTIR, encoded by the exons ATGGCGCAGTACAAAGGTGCAGCAAGCGAGGCTGGAAGAGCCATGCAGTTGATAAAAAAGCGTGAAAAGGAAAGAGAACAACTTTCACAGCTAAAGGAGAAAATTGCTCAG GACAACATGGTCAAGTCCAACATAGACAAGAAGTTCTCAGCTCATTATGATGCGGTGGAAGCAGAGCTCAAATCCAGCACTGTTG GTCTGGTGACACTCAATGATATGAAGGCCAGGCAGGAGGCTCTTGTGAAAGAACGAGAAAAGCAACTGGCCAAGAAGGAGCAATCAAAGGAGTTGATGCT AAAGCTGGAGAAGCAGAAGGAGAAGAAAAGAAAGGAAGAGCAGAAGAGAAAGATTGCCAGTTTATCCTTTAATCctgaagatgaagaggaggagaaagaggagactgaggaggaagaggaggaggaggaagaggact ATTTCCCCGCTAAGAAGAAGAAGCTAGGGAAGAACCCAGATGTGGACACCAGTTTCCTGCCAGACCGGGACAGAGAG GAGGAGGAGAATCGGCTTCGAGAGGAACTGCGCCAGGAGTGGGAGGGAAAGCAGGAAAAGATCAAGA GTGAAGAAATTGAGATCACGTTCTCCTACTGGGATGGATCGGGGCATCGTAAGACTGTCAAG ATGAAGAAGGGCAATACCATGCAGCAGTTCCTTCAGAAAGCACTGGAGGTCTTGAGGAAAGATTTCAGTGAGCTCCG GGCTGCTGGTGTCGAGCAGCTGATGTACATCAAAGAGGATCTGATCATCCCACAT CATCACAGTTTCTATGACTTCATTGTGACAAAAGCTCGAGGCAAATCTG GTCCACTCTTCAGCTTTGATGTCCACGATGACATTCGGCTGGTGAACGACGCCACTGTTGAAAAAGACGAG TCTCACGCAGGTAAAGTGGTGCTGAGGTGCTGGTATGAGAAGAACAAGCACATCTTCCCTGCTAGCCGCTGGGAGCCCTACGACCC